A segment of the Chloroflexota bacterium genome:
CCTGCGCAAAAAAATTCTGACGGCTTCGCCGATTGCGCTGGCGGATTGACCGTGGCACGGGCGGCTCGCCCGTGCGGTAAACGAGGAGCTTTAAGTCGCATTAGCGACCCTCACCCTAGCCCTCTCCCTGGTAGGGAGAGGGAATTTGCCTCCACGCCCTACGGGGAGAGGATTGAGGTGAGGGGCGAACTGACTTTACGCCCGTGAGGAAAACGAGGTAGCCCTTGCCCGATTCACCGATCTTTGTCAAAATGCACGATCTCAACGCGTGGCTCTTGCCGCGCACGCTCAAGTTTCCGCGCGAGTATCGCTTTTCATTGGCGAGCCGCATCCAAACGTGCGCGTTCGATCTGCAACGCGCGCTCATCGCCGCCGCAAAATCGCGCACCGCCAACGCGCGCGGCGAGGCGTTGCACCAAGCCGACCTCGAACTCGCCGAACTGCGCTTGCATTTGCGGCTGGCAACCGATCTGAAATTACTCGATCCGCGCGGGTACGCGCGTGTCGCCCGCCTGACTGAAGAAGTGGGGCGGCTGTTGGGCGGGTGGCAAAAGAAATCGGCGTAAACCTGGCAAAGGTTTCGCGCAAGCGCCTTTGCCAGGAAATATACGCGGGGACGAACCGAACGCTAAACGTGGCGGGTCATGGAACAACCATCTAGATAACGCGCGTTGTGCGTACCGCAACCACAACAATCCTCATAGCCGTAACAACAATATCGGGTTTCGCGTTGCCGAATCGTTCCGAGATGCGAGGCAGAAATCCGGCGGGTCGTCCGCTTTGCGGCACACGACGCGCCGTCGCGACTCGCATTGGGAAGGACAGGTTCGTTCCCGGCTGAACCCCCGCTTTCGCCCTCTCCGCGTAGGAGAGGGCGGGGGTGAGGTGGTCAGCCAAATAACAATCGCTCTGCCCCCTCTGGTAATCTCGCGCGAGTGGGGTGAACGTTGGGGCAGGGCATCCCTCGAACAAGATAGAGGTGATGAATGTTCAATCAGTGGTGGAATGAGTTTGTCAAATTTCTTGAAGACTGGGGCAAAAATCCGCTTGTCGTAGGAATAACGGTTTTCATTATTGGATATCTTGCGCGGGATGTGTGGCCCTGGCTCGTGCGTCTATTGCAAAAGGCAAGTGAAGCAGTTGGCGCATTTGCCGGCGGACGCTGGCAAGATTATCAATTCGAGCGCAAGTACCTCGACTGGATCATTTTTCGCCATCGTTACCTGGGACAACTACCGTCGAATGTTGCGGTTACAACCGGCGAGCAAAAGCAACTTGCTGAACTGGAAAAGGTGTACGTCGCACTCGCGGTAACGCCGGGCGGCGCGGCTGGCGAGGGCGTGCCGGATGCCAAATCACCCGATCGCGTTTTGCGCCGGGACAAGCGCGTGTGGTGGTCGCGTTTCGTCCCCACACGTTATCGCCCGGACGATGAACGACCGTACAGCAACATCGGTCGCGCGATTGAACAACACCCGCGTCTCGTCATTCGCGGCGACCCAGGTTCTGGCAAGACAACGTTGATGAAATATATCGCTGTCACCTGTGCGCGTGCGCTCCGCAACAAACCGCGCGAGGGCGACGACCGCAATGCGGCGTATGATCGGCTTGGCTGGAAAGTTCGCCCTTTTCCGATCTTCGTTTCGCTCGGACGGCACGCGCACGTGGCAAACTGGGACAAGGCGCGCACACTATTGGATACTTGCCCCGAGGAATTTAGCCGCGAGGTGGTTGATCGCTGTCCGTCCGGCTTTTTCGAACGGCGATTGAAACGCGGCGGGTGCATCATCTTACTCGATGCGTTCGACGAATTGGGAAACCGCACGGCGCGCCAACAAATGGCGCAACACATTTCGGGCTTGCTCAATCAGTTTCCAAACGCAAAAAATCGCATGGTTGTAACGACGCGCATCGTCGGATACGAGGGACAACTCGATACGTGCGGGTTTACTGCGCTGAAGGTTCAAGAATTAACCGACAGGGACATTCAATCGCTCGTCCGCCAACGCTATCGCGCGATCGCGCTCAATGAAAGCCGCAACCGCTCTGCATCCGAAGCCGAACTCGCGGAACGCCGCGCCGCGACCAAAGCTAATACGCTGCTTGGCGAAATTCGGCGCAATCCACGCCTACACAGTCTCGCGGAAAATCCACTCTTGCTTTCGCTGATCGTGTTGGATCACTCGGTCAAACTCGCTCTGCCGGAAGATCGGCACATTTTGTACCGCGATTGCGTCGAAATCCTCGCGGCGAAATGGCGGAAACATTCGCGTGATGAGTTGAACATTCAAGCCAGCGATGATAGCGAACTATCGCCGCCGCAAAAAATCGTTCTTTTGCAAACGATCGCGCTCGAAATGCAAAAACAGCGCACGCGCGCCGACACCGGGCAAATCCCTATCCGCCGCGCGCGCGCGGAAGAATTGATTGCAGGGCAACTGCCGGCAATGCTAACCAACTTGCCCAGCGACGCGGTCCAGCGGCGCGGCGCGTGCCAACACAAAGCTACGGCTTGGCTCGAAGGCATCAAAGCCGAAAGCGGTATCTTGCTCGAACTGGGGCTGGACGACGCGGGCGAACCACTCGTTACGTTTTCGCACCTCACGTTTCAGGAATATCTTGCCGCCGTTACGATCAAGGAAGACACGAACCTATATCCGCTCTTGCTCGACAACTTGCTCAATCCGGCGTGGGAAGAAGTGTTGTTGTTGTACGTGGGCATCACACAGCAAGCCACGCCCATTGTGCAGAAACTCATCGCGCACGCCAAAACGCAGACCGAGGCGTGGCTCGTCGCTGGACACTGCCTCATCGAGCGAACCCAGATTGACTTGCCGGTGCGCCAAACAGTGCTAAACAGTTTGTGCGATTTGGCGCGTGCGGGCGAGGAGAGTATGCGCGTCCGCGTTATCGAAATTTTGAAGGATATTGCCTCGCCCGATTCAGCGCCGGTATTTGTCCAAATCGCAGAGCAAGATACCGTTTGGCAAGTCCGATACACTGCCGCGCAGGCGCTCGGCAAAATCGGCGATCCGCGTTTTGACCATCTTGAACCAGAACTGGTTACTGTGCCCGCTGGGGAATTTGTGATGGGAAGCGAGTCTGGTGAAGAAGATGAAAAACCTCAACATCGCGTTGCCCTTCCCGCGTACCGCATCGGCAAATACCCGGTGACGAACGCGGAGTACAAACGGTTTGTGGATGAGACCGGACATGCCGCACCGGCTCGGTGGAATGAGAATACTTACCGAACCGGAGAAGCCAATCATCCGGTAGTGATCATCTCCTGGCAAGATGCTCAAGCGTACTGCCAATGGCTTGGCAAGAAGACGGGCAAGCAGTATCGTTTGCCATCCGAAGCCGAGTGGGAAAAAGCTGCGCGCGGAACGGATGCGCGCGAGTATCCTTGGGGAAACGAATTTAGCAAAGACAAATGCAACACAAGTGAATCCCAGATCGGCATGACAACGCCTGTCGGAATTTACACCGATGGGGCAAGTCCATGCGGTGCGTTCGACATGGCAGGGAATGTATGGGAGTGGTGTAATAGTTTGTATTCTCCCTACCCGTACAAACCTGATGATGGCAGAGAGCAACTAATTTGGAAAGAACCGAAACGTTCAATTATGGTACGCTTGTTGAGAAGGGATGCTGGTTCTGGTAACTACGAACGCCGCGTCCTTCGTGGCGGGTCTTGGGGCATCCATCAAGATGGCGCGCGTTGTGCGTACCGCCCCCACTTCGATCCTCATAGCCGTAGCAGCAGGCTCGGGTTTCGCGTTGCCGAGTCTTTCCCAGGGCTTGGTTCTGCTTCCTGATTTCTGATTTCTGATTTCTGTCCCCTGTTTTTCTTGGGGGGTCTGGGGGGCGGTTTTTGCCCCCCAGCGAAAAATTTTTTGGGGGGTCTCAAAAAACAAGAATCGCCACTCGGAAAGTGACGATTCTTGTGATGGGATGCCCCGGGAGAGACTTGAACTCTCACGCCTTTCGGCACAGCCCCTCAAACTGCCGCGTATGCCAATTCCGCCACCGGGGCATTCACTTGGGCTGCGGCATTATTATAGCGCGATTGCCGCGCGTGTCAAACTCAAGTCTTGTCTTCCACCGACACGACGCCATTTTCGACTTGAGCGCTGAGCAAGAGGCGCAAAATGCCCGCCGCATTGTTCTTGCCGATGCGCCGATGCAATTGCTCCGGCGTCATTGGGTTGTTGCCATTCGCCAACAGCGCGCGAAAGATCCCAGCCGTTAATGGCGTCGCCGGGGTGATGTACGTTGGCAAGCGTCCGCAATGATCGGCGAGAGATTCCCACAGCGCGTCGACGCGCGTCACTTCCGCGGTCTTGGGATGAATGCGATCAATCGTCGGCGTTTCCGCCAAACTGGGATAGCGCGCGCGGCATTCGTCACACAAGAGCGCGTGCATCTCCTCGCGCAAATCGCGTCCGTTCTGCGTGAACCAATCGAGATCAATCCGAAAACGTGTTTTGGTGTCTGGTCTTGCGATAGGTGCCATGGTTAGTTATCAATATCCAGGTTATAGAAATTAATCCAGCAGCTTGTCGGACAACACCTTCGCCAAACGCGGATTCTGTTTGGCAATTTTGGAAAATTGCCCCACGATTTTGCATTCAGTTTTTGATTGGCGAAGGTATTGTGTCGGAGAAACCAGGTTTCTTTGAGAAACCTGGTTTCTGTCGGTCTCTCCGGCAGACTCCTAGCGGCGCGCGTCTTCGCTCAAGACGAAATAGCCGCCGCCCACCGAAGTAATCGCGCGACTTTCGGTGAGCGCGCCGAGGACCGTGCGTGGTCCCGCGCGCCGCACCAGATTCACCGCGCTGTACAACGTCTTGGCGTGAACGCGCCCCGCTCCGCTCAGTTTCGCGAGTTCCGGAAAAATTTCTTCGAGGAGTGCGCCGAGGCGTTGATCGCGCAGCGATTGCGCGACCGCGTCAATGCTGGGTGGATCGTTGACGAGAATGAGCATGTCCTCGTCGTACTTGTGCGCGACCGGACGGCGTTCTTGCGCGAACGTCAATTTCCCATTCAGCCCGCGCGCGACGCGCACCCACAAACTACGCTCGCGTTGCGGTTGATATTCGAGATGCAAGGTCAGCGGGTCGGCGGTGCGCTTGAGCGTCACGTACGCGCCGGGCGCGAGCTTGTGCGCGGCGAACCAATTTGCCATGCCCGCGATGTACTGTCCATCGTTCACCGCGAACGCGATGAGCTTGCCACCCATGATCGAATCTACCAGCGTGATCTTGAGCCGCGGGCGCGTGAAGGCGGGCACGAGCGCGCGCACCGCCGGCGTCATCGGCAATGTGCCGGCGCGGCGATGCGGATACGTGAGGACGAGCGTCACTTCATCGCGTGGGGCG
Coding sequences within it:
- the avd gene encoding diversity-generating retroelement protein Avd: MPDSPIFVKMHDLNAWLLPRTLKFPREYRFSLASRIQTCAFDLQRALIAAAKSRTANARGEALHQADLELAELRLHLRLATDLKLLDPRGYARVARLTEEVGRLLGGWQKKSA
- a CDS encoding SUMF1/EgtB/PvdO family nonheme iron enzyme, translated to MFNQWWNEFVKFLEDWGKNPLVVGITVFIIGYLARDVWPWLVRLLQKASEAVGAFAGGRWQDYQFERKYLDWIIFRHRYLGQLPSNVAVTTGEQKQLAELEKVYVALAVTPGGAAGEGVPDAKSPDRVLRRDKRVWWSRFVPTRYRPDDERPYSNIGRAIEQHPRLVIRGDPGSGKTTLMKYIAVTCARALRNKPREGDDRNAAYDRLGWKVRPFPIFVSLGRHAHVANWDKARTLLDTCPEEFSREVVDRCPSGFFERRLKRGGCIILLDAFDELGNRTARQQMAQHISGLLNQFPNAKNRMVVTTRIVGYEGQLDTCGFTALKVQELTDRDIQSLVRQRYRAIALNESRNRSASEAELAERRAATKANTLLGEIRRNPRLHSLAENPLLLSLIVLDHSVKLALPEDRHILYRDCVEILAAKWRKHSRDELNIQASDDSELSPPQKIVLLQTIALEMQKQRTRADTGQIPIRRARAEELIAGQLPAMLTNLPSDAVQRRGACQHKATAWLEGIKAESGILLELGLDDAGEPLVTFSHLTFQEYLAAVTIKEDTNLYPLLLDNLLNPAWEEVLLLYVGITQQATPIVQKLIAHAKTQTEAWLVAGHCLIERTQIDLPVRQTVLNSLCDLARAGEESMRVRVIEILKDIASPDSAPVFVQIAEQDTVWQVRYTAAQALGKIGDPRFDHLEPELVTVPAGEFVMGSESGEEDEKPQHRVALPAYRIGKYPVTNAEYKRFVDETGHAAPARWNENTYRTGEANHPVVIISWQDAQAYCQWLGKKTGKQYRLPSEAEWEKAARGTDAREYPWGNEFSKDKCNTSESQIGMTTPVGIYTDGASPCGAFDMAGNVWEWCNSLYSPYPYKPDDGREQLIWKEPKRSIMVRLLRRDAGSGNYERRVLRGGSWGIHQDGARCAYRPHFDPHSRSSRLGFRVAESFPGLGSAS